Proteins from a genomic interval of Harpia harpyja isolate bHarHar1 chromosome 9, bHarHar1 primary haplotype, whole genome shotgun sequence:
- the HCN3 gene encoding potassium/sodium hyperpolarization-activated cyclic nucleotide-gated channel 3, whose amino-acid sequence MDAAAGRSPEPREKPPVLDGEAAGAPAGTAGAAPASPAAAEQIVAEGEAAAAAAAGTFVQRQLGAMLQPAVNKFSLRMFGSHRAVEIERQRVKSAGAWIIHPYSDFRFYWDLIMLLLMVGNLIILPVGITFFKDENTPPWIVFNVLSDTFFLADLVLNFRTGIVVEDNTEIILDPHAIKMKYLKSWFLVDFISSIPVDYIFLIVDLETQVDSDVYKTARALRIVRFTKILSLLRLLRLSRLIRYIHQWEEIFHMTYDLASAVVRIFNLIGMMLLLCHWDGCLQFLVPMLQDFPEDCWVSINHMVNDSWGKQYSHALFKAMSHMLCIGYGQQAPEGMTDVWLTMLSMIVGATCYAMFIGHATALIQSLDSSRRQYQEKYKQVEQYMSFHKLPGDTRQRIHEYYEHRYQGKMFDEENILGELSEPLKEEIINFNCRNLVANMPLFANADPNFVTAMLTKLRFEVFQPGDFIIREGTVGKKMYFIQHGVVSILTKGNKETKLSDGSYFGEICLLTRGRRTASVRADTYCRLYSLSVDNFNEVLEEYPMMRRAFETVAMDRLDRIGKKNSILLRKRAEHSAGPMNNEMIQQIVKHDQDMAHNIQDLQQMAMGRELSGKPVIWEPLVHAPLQTAAATTNVAIALTHQHSLQAHIFLPPSSISSPLSPEATLLTKQVRRSQPSLGGSRPSSVSSPSGAQSHLQTPAAGSPSSPMVQSQAPLESGGQRPSHGAQPLPRAAQKGDLPAAAKQAPAGSQPQLSKSCGASVSTSLLQQAAGAPSPSSEQVLPAGRTLHYSLSRATGSHISLLMQPQQLVKHRSTQGLPVGRLTQDVRLLSASQPSLPNKVAQQADASSLQQGRKSVGNLARRSSPSVAGLLAKPCPGIPGQPAHSQQMPSGSLAQPSRSVAGASTPQSPVSASRQAAGPSRKGSVAFSPEVETGKPKLPSNM is encoded by the exons atGGACGCGGCGGCGGGCCGGAGCCCCGAGCCGCGGGAGAAGCCGCCGGTGCTGGACGGGGAAGCGGCGGGGGCGCCCGCGGGGACggcgggcgcggccccggcctcgccggcggcggcggagcagaTCGTGGCGgagggcgaggcggcggcggcggcggcggcgggcacgTTCGTGCAGCGGCAGCTCGGGGCCATGCTGCAGCCCGCCGTGAACAAGTTCTCGCTGCGCATGTTCGGCAGCCACCGGGCCGTGGAGATCGAGCGGCAGCGGGTGAAGTCGGCCGGCGCCTGGATCATCCACCCCTACAGCGACTTCAG gtttTACTGGGACCTCATCATGCTGCTCCTGATGGTGGGAAATTTGATCATCCTGCCCGTGGGCATCACCTTCTTCAAGGATGAGAACACCCCTCCCTGGATCGTTTTCAATGTGCTTTCGGACACTTTCTTCTTGGCTGACCTGGTGCTGAACTTCCGGACAGGCATTGTGGTGGAGGACAACACGGAGATCATCCTTGACCCTCACGCCATCAAAATGAAGTACTTAAAGAGCTGGTTCCTGGTCGACTTCATCTCTTCCATCCCAGTTGACTACATTTTCCTCATCGTTGACCTGGAGACTCAGGTGGATTCTGATGTCTACAAGACAGCCCGGGCCTTGCGCATTGTCCGCTTCACCAAGATCCTCAGCCTGCTGCGCCTGCTACGCCTCTCACGCCTCATCCGCTACATCCACCAGTGGGAGGAG ATCTTCCATATGACATATGACCTGGCCAGTGCTGTGGTGAGGATCTTCAACCTCATCGGCatgatgctgctgctgtgtcatTGGGACGGCTGCCTCCAGTTCCTGGTGCCCATGCTGCAAGACTTCCCTGAGGACTGCTGGGTCTCCATCAACCACATGGTG AATGACTCCTGGGGGAAGCAGTACTCACATGCCCTGTTCAAGGCCATGAGCCACATGCTCTGCATCGGCTATGGCCAGCAGGCACCTGAGGGCATGACCGACGTCTGGCTTACGATGCTGAGCATGATCGTGGGGGCCACTTGCTATGCCATGTTCATCGGCCACGCCACCGCCCTCATCCAGTCGCTGGACTCATCCCGGCGCCAGTACCAGGAGAAG TACAAGCAAGTGGAGCAGTACATGTCATTCCACAAGCTTCCTGGGGACACGCGCCAGCGGATCCACGAGTACTATGAGCACCGCTATCAGGGCAAGATGTTTGATGAGGAGAACATCCTGGGGGAACTCAGTGAGCCACTCAAAGAG GAGATCATCAACTTCAACTGCCGCAACCTGGTGGCCAACATGCCCCTGTTTGCCAATGCGGACCCCAACTTTGTGACAGCCATGCTGACCAAGCTGCGCTTTGAGGTCTTCCAGCCCGGGGACTTCATCATCCGCGAGGGCACTGTGGGCAAAAAGATGTACTTCATCCAGCACGGGGTGGTCAGCATCCTCACCAAGGGCAACAAGGAGACAAAGCTGTCTGATGGCTCCTACTTTGGgg AAATCTGCCTTCTGACGAGGGGCAGGCGGACGGCTAGCGTGCGAGCTGACACCTACTGCCGCCTCTACTCCTTGTCGGTGGATAATTTCAATGAGGTGCTGGAGGAGTATCCCATGATGCGCAGGGCCTTCGAGACGGTGGCCATGGACCGCCTGGACCGCATAG GGAAGAAGAACTCCATCTTGCTCCGCAAGCGAGCCGAGCACAGCGCAGGGCCCATGAACAATGAGATGATCCAGCAGATTGTGAAGCACGACCAGGACATGGCCCACAACATCCAGGACCTGCAGCAGATGGCAATGGGCCGGGAGCTGAGTGGCAAGCCGGTGATCTGGGAGCCACTGGTGCATGCACCCCTGCAGacagctgctgccaccaccaaCGTGGCCATTGCCTTGACTcaccagcacagcctgcaggCCCACATCTTCCTGCCGCCCTCCTCCATCTCCAGCCCACTCTCGCCTGAGGCCACCTTGCTCACGAAGCAGGTGCGCaggtcccagcccagcctggggggCTCCCGGCCCTCCTCTGTGAGCTCTCCGTCAGGGGCGCAGTCCCACCTCCAGACGCCCGCTGCAGGTTCGCCTTCCTCCCCCATGGTCCAGTCCCAGGCACCCCTGGAGAGCGGGGGCCAGAGACCAAGCCATGGGGCGCAGCCCCTGCCACGCGCGGCGCAGAAGGGGGATCTGCCGGCGGCGGCCAAGCAGGCCCCGGCTGGCTCCCAGCCTCAGCTCTCCAAGTCCTGCGGCGCCTCGGTCTCCACCTcactgctgcagcaggcagcaggggctcCATCCCCCAGCTCGGAGCAGGTGCTGCCGGCGGGGAGAACGCTCCACTACAGCCTGTCCCGAGCCACCGGCTCCCACATCTCTCTTCTgatgcagccccagcagctggtGAAGCACAGGAGCACCCAGGGCCTGCCGGTGGGGCGGCTCACCCAGGATGTCCGGCTCCTCTCCgcctcccagccctcccttcccAATAAAGTGGCCCAGCAAGCTGATGCGAGCTccttgcagcagggcaggaaatCTGTAGGGAACCTGGCCCGCAGATCCTCTCCCTCGGTAGCCGGACTCCTCGCCAAGCCATGTCCGGGGATCCCAGGCCAGCCAGCACACTCGCAGCAGATGCCTTCAGGATCGCTGGCTCAACCCAGCCGCTCCGTGGCGGGAGCATCCACCCCACAGTCCCCGGTCTCCGCAtccaggcaggcagcaggtccCTCCCGCAAGGGCTCCGTGGCCTTCAGCCCCGAGGTGGAAACGGGGAAGCCCAAACTCCCATCCAACATGTGA
- the FDPS gene encoding farnesyl pyrophosphate synthase, giving the protein MSGSGVRGAAAEREEFVSFFPQIVRDLTEGGLGHPEVGDAVVRLKEVLEYNVPGGKCNRGLTVLAAFRELAAPGQQDPESLRCALAVGWCIELFQAFFLVADDIMDASLTRRGQLCWYKKEGIGLDAVNDAFLLESSVYRLLKKYCGERPYYLSLLELFLQTAYQTELGQMLDLITAPVSQVDLNRFSEQRYKAIVKYKTAFYSFYLPVAAAMYMAGIDSKEEHDNAKVILLEMGEFFQIQDDYLDCFGDPELTGKVGTDIQDNKCSWLVVECLRRVTPDQRWILEENYGCKEPEKVAKVKELYESLGMRAAFQEYEESSYQRLQELIKKHANRLPKEIFLGLAQKIYKRQK; this is encoded by the exons ATGAGCGGCAGCGGGgtgcggggggcggcggccgAGCGGGAGGAGTTCGTAAGCTTCTTCCCGCAGATCGTCCGCGACCTGACGGAGGGCGGCTTGGGGCATCCAGAGGTGGGCGACGCCGTGGTCCGGCTGAAGGAG GTGCTGGAGTACAACGTGCCAGGCGGGAAGTGCAACCGCGGGCTGACGGTGCTGGCCGCCTTCCGGGAGCTGGCGGCCCCCGGGCAGCAGGACCCGGAGAGCCTCCGGTGCGCCTTGGCCGTCGGCTGGTGCATCGAGCTG TTCCAAGCCTTTTTCCTGGTGGCTGATGACATCATGGATGCGTCCCTCACCCGCCGGGGGCAGCTCTGCTGGTATAAGAAG GAGGGGATCGGTCTGGACGCCGTCAACGATGCCTTCCTCCTCGAGTCATCTGTCTACAGACTGCTGAAGAAGTACTGTGGGGAGCGTCCCTACTACCTGAGCCTGCTGGAACTTTTCTTGCAG acTGCCTACCAGACTGAGCTTGGGCAGATGCTGGACCTCATCACTGCTCCTGTTTCTCAAGTGGATTTGAATCGCTTCAGTGAGCAGAG GTATAAGGCAATTGTTAAGTACAAGACGGCATTCTACTCCTTCTACCTGCCTGTGGCCGCTGCCATGTACATG GCTGGTATTGACAGTAAGGAGGAGCATGACAATGCCAAAGTGATCTTGCTGGAGATGGGTGAATTCTTTCAGATCCAG GATGATTACCTGGACTGCTTTGGGGACCCGGAGCTGACGGGGAAGGTTGGCACTGATATCCAGGACAATAAGTGCAGCTGGCTGGTGGTGGAGTGTCTGCGTCGGGTCACACCAGACCAGAGGTGGATCCTGGAG GAGAACTATGGCTGTAAGGAGCCCGAGAAGGTGGCAAAGGTGAAGGAGCTCTATGAATCTCTGGGCATGAGGGCTGCTTTTCAGGAGTATGAGGAGAGCAGCTATCAGCGCCTGCAGGAGCTGATCAAAAAGCATGCCAACCGCCTCCCCAAGGAGATCTTTCTTGGCCTAGCTCAGAAGATTTACAAGCGCCAGAAGTGA